Part of the Synergistaceae bacterium genome, GGACAGGAAGTCCGGAAGCTTCTCTTCTGATGGTTCCGAAATGCTTGATATCGCGTCATATGTCATCAAAAACATGAGGGAAGATGAAATATATCTGATAGGGTCGGGAAATACCACATACTCGATAAAAGAGAAACTTAACATCGAGGGCACGCTGCTTGGAGTGGATGCCGTAGTAAATAAAGCGCTTGCAGGAAGGGACATGACTGAGAGAGAGATCAGAGACGCACTTTCAGGTTTCGGGAAAAACAAGCGCCATCTTGTAATAACGGTCATCGGCGGACAGGGGCATATCTTTGGCAGGGGCAACCAGCAGCTCAGTCCCGATGTTATCAGGATGATCCCCAGAGAGAACATTATGATAATCGCCAACTCTTCAAAGATGTCGGCCCTTTTTGGAAAACCGCTTATAGCAGACACAGGAGATCCCTTGCTGGACGAAGAGCTGAAGGGCTATTTTCCGGTAATTACGGGCTTCGGCAAAATGATAATGGCTAAGGTCGGATAATATAGAGTTATGTCCTTAACTTTCCCACCGTCTTTCCCGCATGCTTTTGATCAGGAAGGACGCTGTTCCTCGAAAGAGGGACATAACAAATCACCATAGTGACTGAACTATTTCGAGTGCGTTTCGAGATCGGGAATCCAGCGACTTCAATATTTTAGAGCCACTGGTTCTCCGCTGAATAACATACAGAGAAGACGAAAAACAGAGGTTTTGAATCCACTAGTAGCAAGAGGTGGGGAAGTTGAGTATTAACCCACTAAAAAGGGGCCTCTTAAGAGGCCCCTTTTTAGGGAATGATTTATTGTTTTCATGCAAGCGTATCTGTATGAAGGAGCCGAAAATTCAGAAGAGTTTTGCCCGAGGATTGTCCCACGTCCGCGAGGCTATTGGTTTTTTGCACTATACCGATCAGCACGATTGGTTTTATCGCAGCCATAACTGATCTGCTCAGCCTGCATAAAATACATGGACCTGCATGAGTTACAGGTATTTCCCCTATATCTCCTCATTTGATCTCGCTTACTATCGTTAAAATATTAGATTTATTACTCCTTTTTGTGGTCAAATGTAATTTCTTGGACGGTCTGGCCTGAACAGTGTATATAATTTTTATATGATTTCTGGATTAAATACAGTTAATGATATAATTGTATTGTAAATATTGGGGAAAAATTATAAAAAATGATATGGGAGGAATACTATGCTCTTTTGTTTTGACCACAGAAAGAGAGGCATATTGCAGAAATCATGGATATTTCTGCTTTTGTTCATATTTCTTCTGGTCAAGGCAGAACCAGCCTCTTCTTCCGTGCAAAAATCGCTGCCGCCACTTTCGGAGGCTGAAACGATGGTAAATAGCGGTCCTGAGGTGCTTGCAGCCATTTCGGCCATGGGGCGTGATTCTCAGCTTGAGGAGCTTGAGCGCCAGCGGATGGGGGTAAGATACTTTTTAAACGCGACACTCTCCTACAGCGACGAGCCGTTGTTTGAAACCAGCGAGGAGTCAAAGTCATACAAAAAAGCTGGTGTTGGCGCCGGTCTTGTTTTTCCTATTTTCGGTACTTGGAGCAAGCAAAAGATAAGTGAAATCGAAGCCGAAATTCGTTCGGTCAACGCTAAATACCGCCCGCAGATAATCACACTCCACAACTTAACGGCACTTAGGAAAGCATATGTGACGCTTTGGGCTGAATGTGAAAAAACAAAAATGTCGGAACGTTTTTTATCAACGGAGCCGGTGGTTTCAAAAGTTCTTGCCGAACGACAGCAGAAGGGGCTGCTGCTTCCTGCCGACAGGCTTGAATTTATGACGTCTTACGATATGGCCCGCAGGGATATAGCTGTATCAACACTGAGAAAGACACAGGCTCTTCAGATTATCCGCCTTGCCACGGGATGTCTCTGGCCCATGCCGGAGTATGTTGATATCCCTACCTTACCTGATTTTCATGGTTTGACGGCTGATACAGCCACTCACCCAGAGCTTTTGATGCGCAGAGAGACCCTCCGCAGATACGAAAAACTTCTTGAAACAAAGAGAAGTACGGACAGGGAGGGTTCTTTTACTATCGGCATGACTGCTGACAAAGATTTCCCCGGTGAAATGGGTACAGGGGTTTATGCCGCAGTTAATATTACGGAGCCGGTAGGGACATTGAAGTCTAAGGAAGACAAGGTCCATAGTGCGGCGGTTGAAGATTTAAAAGCGGCACAGAGAGAAGAACTTTTTATGCTTATCAAAATAGAGGGCGAGGCAGAAGAAGCTGTAGCCCTTGCCGGTTATGCTGTCGTAAATATCCGGGCCCAGGAATCACGTTTGGCTGCGATGTCCGAGGCTGTGCGCGAGAGGATAATCCGGCATACATCCATTGCCGGCGATACCTTTGAACAGCTCCAGAAGAGCCGCTACCAGTACTATCGTGTCGCCTTGGATATGCTTGATTCGGAGATGATTTTTATGCAGACCGGCGCCGATTTGCTGAGTTATGCATATCCGGGTGGACGTACATTTGAACCTGCAGAGCGTTTTCGCCCTATATCAGACAACTCCAGGAGAGCGAGACTGCTTGACCCTGATTGGCTTGTCTCCTATTCATCTGTGCCGGGAGGCAGCGGGCAGATAATACCGCTGACCGAAAAACAACAACAGGAGGTAGGACCTTCAGCAACGGCCTCTAAAACCGAAAAAATGACAGAGATAAGGCCAGCAGCAAAGATTACTGAAACCAGAGAAAAACTGGACATAAGAGATGCAGAAGACGCATCTGTAAAAGAAAGTATCCCTACAAAAACAGTCCCGATAAAAATTGATGCCGATAATTCCGGTGATACAGTTTTACCTGATGTAGCCAGTTTCCAGCCGAAATCAGTTTATATTTGGGACGCCGCACCCTTTCTTGCGCCTGAAACAAGGCAGGAGCGCCTTATTGAACTGCAGAGGGAAGGATTCTCACACATTCTCCTCGCCTTGGACCCAGCTCAAATTGCTGATCTTGATGTCTATTACAACAGGATGAAACTGGAAGGCCTGCTGTCTTCAGCGAAGATGTCCGGCATACGTGTGGATCTTCTGCTTGGGGAGCCTAACTGGATCTATCCGGAAGAGCGTGCAAAGCTTCTTGATATTGTGCGTAAGATGTCAGGTTTTAAATTCCAGGGGATACACCTTGATATTGAGCCGGATTCCCTGCCTGCTGCACAGAATCGCAGGCCTGAACTGCTTAAGGAACTTATAGAAACAGTCCGAGAAGTAAAAAATATAACGGACTTGCCTTTATCGATATCGATACACCCCCGGTATCTTGAGGGAGAACTTGGCGTCATCTCAAACAATGGACTCAAACAAATCAACCTTGAATATATTGCTGTGATGCTATACTCCACCAACCCTGATGCTGTGGTGGAACGTGTTGTGCAGATAATGCTGATGCAGCCTGGCCTTAAGATTTCGCTGGCGCAGAGTGTGGAGAAGGACCTGCCTCCGGAGGAAAGTTATATGTCGTTTGGCTTGGAACGGTATAAAAGCTGTATGATGAAAATAAGCAAGCGCCTGATCAACAGCGGGAGCTTTAAGGGCATCTTGATACAATCATGGGAAGACTACAGGAGGATGCTCTAATGAAAGTTTCATTCTCTCCAGCTCATAAAAAGAACCCGGAAATAAAAGACGGGGTGAGGATCCCATATGCCGCATCAAAGAGGGGGAGAGCAAAGCTGCTTTGGTGGTCCATCCTTTTCATTGTCTTTCTGCCTTTTGCCATCCTTCTAGGGCATATTTTTGCCGGATGGATTTTCGCTTCCTCGCCCGGCATCATATCGATGGAGAAATATCCTGTGAGGACGCCTGAAAACGGTCTGGTCGTCGAAATGCTTGTAAAAAGCGGTTCTGAGGTTGTTGCCGGAGCACCTGTTGCACGTATAAAAAGGGTAAATACTCCCGAACGGCTTGAACAACTAGCCTTGATGAAGGCAGAGCGTGAAGTGTTAGTCTCCTCTGTTGGGAGGAAATATAATCCCGTTCCTCACTTGTCCACCAGGCTGGTTGACGAAACAATTTTGTATTTTGAAAAAGAAGCCGATACGATGAGGTCACTTATGAATGCAGGAGCTGCTACTAGAGCAGAAGTTGACCAGGCGGAAGCTCAGCTGCGCTCAGCCAAGGCAGAACGGCAGAGTATCATTGCATCCAGAGTGAGCGTCACAGTAGAAAAAGGCACAGAGGAGCGTATTGCATATTTAAACAAAAGCATCAGCTATCTTGAAGGGCTCGCCGGATCGTCATTTGATGTAGCAGCCCAAAGGACAGGGAGGGTGCAATCTATAGAATTTTCTGTAGGGCAGAATGTCAGCGCAGGTGAGGAACTTATGTGGTTATCCGATCCATCCACTGCTCAGGCTGTCGTATATGTTGCGCCTGAAGATTTCGGAAATGTTAAACCTGGAGCGAAAGCAACGGTGGTTATTCCTGGAACAGGAAGGCGTATTGACGCTGAGGTTGAAGAAATGCCGATAACAGCCCAGAACGCCCCAAATGGACTTGGTGACAGTTTCCTCTCCAATTTGCGAAGTATAAAGGTATGCTTGAATTTCAAAGAGCCTCTCCTGCCGGAAGAACTTGTGGACGGACTGCCGTTGAAAGTTAACTGGGGAATCAGATTCTTCCATTAGAAGGAGGGTATTAAAATGGGCAAATATAAAATTTATAGAATCCTTCTTGGAAACGATATATCTCATTTTTCAAACGAGAAAGTTTTTGATTATCCATCGCCACAGGCTTTGATGGATGATCATGTCTCGTCTGGTATTATAATTATCGACGGCCTGAGCAACAAAAACACAGAGAACAGAACCAATGTTTTTGAGACTCTGGCTTTACTCAGAAGATCTGCTGTGTTTTGCTGTGATCCTATATATTTTTCACACTCTATGGGAGATATAGACTGCCTGTCTGACGGCATAACCGCCGATATACAGGAAAGACTTACAGAGGCCGAGACAATACTTGATCGTTTAGAAAAGATCCATTCTGAGAAATTACTTGATAATCATAACCTCCGCCTTATGTCATATATGTATATAAGGGGAGAGGCATACGAGCTTAAACCCTTATGCGTTCCATTTTCCCCATGGGTATATGTCTATCCGGTGGCCGCACTGCTCCTGGATAATGAGTTAATCTCTCCCAAGCGCCTGAGAGGGGAAGAGATGTATAGGACATGCGGGGTTTTTAAGTTTGATTCAGAGATGCCGTCATCCACAAAAATCATTAATTACCTTGAGGAGAATGGATATATAGAAAAAACTGAGATTACTGACAGAATCCGGCGGTGTCCCAAATGCGGGACCGGCCATTTAAACTATATAGATCTTTGTCCAAACTGCGGCAGCATAGACTTCGAAAAAAAGACAATGATACACTGCTTTACTTGTGGACATGTCGCGCCGGAAATCGATTTTACCAGGAATATGTCATTTGTATGCCCGAACTGTGAAACAGTTTTGCGCCACCTTGGAAGTGACTATGACCACCCGCTTGAATCCTATGAGTGCTGTGTCTGCGGTTCCCGTTTTATAGAACCGGATGTAAAAGCGGATTGTTTTTATTGCAGAACTCAGACGGAGCCTGAGGATCTCGCCGTCAGCAACATCTTCAGTTTCCATATTTCTGAAAAGGGATCTGTGGCAGTCAGAACGGGGACGATGCAGATTGCAATACGACTGTTTGATGATATGAATAATGTTGTCTTCTCATACTTCTGCCATACGATTGGCTGGTTCGTCAACCTGAGAAAACGTTACCCTGACGAAGCCTTTTCAGTGCTTGGAATAAAGTTTTCAAGAGTCTATGAGGTTGAGGAGGCGCTGGGAGAAGAATTTTTCAAAGAACTTATGTCCGAAATGGCTTCGCGCATACGAGAAATGCTCCGAAATACCGATATGACCACCAGCACGGCTCCGGACACATTTTGGATTCTCCTGCCCCGCACAACGGATGAACAATGCAATATAATCGCCCGCCGTATATGTGCCCTGTCTGATCTTATAGCAGTACCTTCTGTGCCTAAAATAAGCATTACAGCAAAATGTTTTGCAATGCCGTGCGATCTTTCAGGTGTATCTGTTGAAAGGCAGATGGAGATTTTCGGAGAGGAACTGTCATCAGACTACAGCCGGGAAGATGCATAACTACGCTCAATTTCTGATGGCTCAGATTGTCTATCCATTGAACAGCGGGGATTTATGGTCCATTGTTTTTCGCTTCGTACCCTTTGTGCTTTTTTTTGAACTGCCTCTTGCAATTCTTATCATCGCAGGTGTCTTTAAATATACATTTGAGCGCATGCGCGAGGGAGAACGACGTCCATATTTCCCCCCTGTTTCATGCATCATAACTTGTTACAGCGAAGGGCTTGATGTACAGAGGACGATCTCTTCACTCACAGAGCAGATATATCCGGGCAAAATTGAGATATTTGCAATGATAGACGGGGCAGCAAAAAATAAAGCCACGTATGAAGCTGCAACGGGAATGGTGGATTATGTATCGAATTTCGATAACAGAAAACTCGTTGTTATTCCAAAATGGCAGAGAGGTGGGCGTGTCTCCAGCCTTAACACAGGATTAAGTTTTGCAAACGGTGAGATTATTATGGCATTGGACGGAGACACATCATTCGATAACAACATGATCGAGAGGGCCACCAGGCATTTTGAAGACCCTGCAGTAGCGGCTGTATCCGGATGCCTGCGTGTGCGTAACGCGGATGACTCTCTTGCTGCATCATTGCAGGCCATAGAGTATTTTATCTCGATACAGGCATCCAAGACTGGACTCAGCACATTTAATGTAGTCAACAACATATCCGGGGCTTTTGGCATATTCAGGCGAAGAATACTCGATCTTGTAGGCGGCTGGGATGCCGGAACGGCGGAAGACTTGGATTTGACTCTCCGTATTAAGAATTATTTTGGCAGATACAAGGATGGGTTTAAGATCATATTTGACCCTGAGGCCATAGGACATACAGATGTACCTCGGACTTTCAAGGGTTTTCTTCTGCAGAGGATCAGGTGGGACGGAGATCTTTCGTACCTGTACTTTCGTAAACACTGGCATTCATTTGATCCGAGGCTGCTTGGATGGCCTAATTTCATTATGATCCTTCTCACCGGACTTTTCTCACAGATAGCGATGCCGATAGTTATATTTCTGTACACAGTCTGGCTTTTTGCGGCATATCCGCTCCGCTATGCTTTAAGTTTGCTCCTTCTGATATACATGTTTTATTTTGCAATGTTGACGATTATGTATCTTATATTCGTCATGTGTCTTTCAGAGAGGCCAAGGGATGATATGTCCAGAGTCTGCTTTTTGCCGATAATGCCGCTCTTTGCTTTTATTGCGCGCATCAACAGTCTTGTTGCAATGTTATGGGAACTGGTTGCAAGCGGTCATAAAGATTCTTCGATGGCTCCATGGTGGGTAACGAAAAAGAGTAAGTTTTGATAAAATCGACCTTGTTTTGGGTCATATTTAACCTACATTCCCAAATTTATAACGATGGGATCGGGATCCCAAGGTCGGCGTAGATATCTTTTTGTTCCTCTGTGATCTCACCAGGGACACTGCCTTGTCCGTGAGCCTCAAACTTCCTGTCTCGCCTGGGAGTCTCCGTAACTCAAAATACATATCATAGCCCTTATAGCCCTTCAAAAGATAAAAAATTGACACCGGTTATTTTTAACACATCTGTAACGTTTGCCGCACACAGCCGTTACGGATGAGTAGTTTAATGTGTTGGTACATAAAAGTTTTTCAATTTCGAGGGGGATTATTAAAATGAGTCTAAGGTGTTTCAAAAATATGCGAAGATATTTTCTCTTTGTCTTGTCCGTCTATGTTTGCGTTGTTATGTCAGCATCAATAGCCAGCGCAAAGGACCTTGTCGTTTACACCGCTCTTGAAAACGAACAGATAAACAAATACCTTGCGTCTTTCAAGGAGCAGAACAAAGACATCGATGTGAAGATAGTCAGAGACTCGACCGGGATCATTACTGCCAAGCTTCTTGCAGAAGGTGCAAATACTCCTGCCGACGTTGTCTGGGGAACTGCGGCATCCAGCCTTCTGGTTCTGGAAAACAGGGGGATGATACAGCCCTATGCGCCCAAGGGGCTGAACAGAGTCAATAAAATGCTTAAAGACAGTGCCAATCCTCCTGTCTGGGTAGGAATCGATGCATGGGAGTGCGCAATAATAGTCAATACCGCGGAGGCAAAAGCAAACAATCTTCCGGAAATTAAATCATATCAGGATCTTTTGAAACCGGAATTCAAGGGCAGGATAATCATGAGCAACCCCAACTCATCAGGGACGGGGTTTCTTGCAGTAACAGGCCTCATTCACCTGATGGGGGAGAAAAAAGCCTTTGAATACCTTGATAAGCTTCACGCAAATATCGCAATGTACACGCACTCGGGCTCTGCACCCGCCAAAAAGGCTGCTGCCGGAGAGTTTGCAGTTGGTATCTCCTACGGTTACGCCGGGGTCAATCAACTTAAGAAAGGCGCGCCTGTTAAAGTCGTTTTTCCTGCAGAGGGCAGCGGATGGGATGTTGAGGCAAACGCGCTTATAAAGAAACCGAATATCAAAACAGAAGCAAAGCTGTTCCTTGATTGGGCGATATCAGACGCAGCTATCAATGCCCTGAAAGATGATTACGCTATTACCGCGGTCAAAGTCAGCGACAAGATCCCCGATGGATATTCAAAGGATCCTTTCTCGCAGCTTGTAAAGAATAACGATCTGAGGTGGTCGGCCCAGAACAGAGACCGTATCCTTAAAAAGTGGACCGCCCGCTACGATGGCAAGAGCGAACCAAAGAATTAACGGATAACCGGCAGGTGAATTGATCATGGCGACTCTCCGCGCAAAAAACATAGTGAAAAAGTTTGGGAACCAAATCGCGCTGAACAACATAAGTTTTGATATATGCGACGGAGAGTTCGTCTGTATCCTTGGACCCTCCGGCTGCGGGAAAAGCACTCTGCTTCGTGTGATAGCCGGGCTTGAAGATATAGAAAGAGGAAGCATTGAGATAGACGGACGGGATATTACCTGCGAGCCGCCCTCCAGGAGAAATTTTGGGATCGTATTTCAATCTTATGCACTGTTCCCAAATATGAATGTTGAACAGAATATCTCTTATGGCTTGTGGAACCGCAACATTTCGAAGAAGGAAAAAGCGTCACGGGTAGATGAAATAATTGAACTTGTCGCCCTGACAGAACACCGTAAAAAATATCCCCAGGAACTCTCCGGCGGTCAGCAGCAGCGTGTGGCCCTGGCACGTGCAGTAGTTCTAAAACCGGAATTTCTACTTTTGGACGAGCCCCTTTCAGCTCTTGACGCCAAGGTCAGGTGTAAGCTCCGCAAAGAAATCCGTCGCATCCAGCAACATCTGGGGATCACAACGATTATGGTGACACATGATCAGGAAGAGGCCCTGTCTATGGCTGACCGTATGATCGTGATGAACAACGCTGTTATCGAGCAAATTGATATTCCGCAAAAAATATATGATTCTCCAAGCAACAGTTTTGTAGCTGATTTTGTCGGAACAGCCAACTTTGTCGGAGAGCGTCTCATCATCCGTCCGGAAAGCCTCAGGCTTTGCCATAATTGCTCTGAGAACAGTATACATGGAAAAATTTCCGATATCGAATTCCGGGGATCCTTCTATCGTATCTTTGTACTTTCAGAATCCGGCGAAATGACTGTGGATATAGCATCACAGCATAACGACGGCATTTCCCTTAAACGCGGCGTTGATATATATATTGACATCCCCAACGATAAACTTATTACTTTAAGAAGTGCTTAGATGAAGAAAATCAGGAGCAGCAATAATATAGAATTATTTTTGTTGATATTTAGTATATTTTTTTTGTTTATCATCGTAATTTGTCCTATGGCCGCACTTTTTGCAAAAGCTTTTCAGAACAACAACGGCACATTCATCGGACTGATGAACTTCAGCGAATATTTTTCATCACCGAATCTTGTCGTCTCGCTCAGAAACTCTGTGGCCATCTCCTCCTGGGTGGCCGTATTGTCCGTTGTCCTGGCATTTATCTATGCGTACGCACTTACAAGAGCAAACGTTCCGGCTAAGGGATTTCTCCGTTTTACCGCCATGCTCCCTCTTTTTGCGCCTACAATGATGCTTGGGATCGCGCTTATTTATCTGATAGGCAATAAAGGGATCATTACGATGGCCGGGTTGAAACTTCCTCTTTACGGGCCTCTTGGAATAATTATCTGTGAAACAGTTTACACATTTCCGCAGGCTTTTTTGATACTGTTTGTAACCCTTTCTTACTCCGATAACAGACTCTATGAGGCTGCGAGAGTAATGGGGGCAAGCGCATACAGGACATTTATGACCGTGGTGCTGCCAGGAGCAAGGTTCGGTCTGATCAGTGCGTTTATGGTCTCCTTTACGCTTTCTTTCTCGGATTTCGGGGCTCCTACGGTTGTCGGCGGCAACTACAACGTGCTTGCTACGGATATCTATAAGCAGGTCGTAGGCCAGCAGAATTTCGGAATGGGAGCTGTTGTCGGCCTGATGCTTATGATCCCGGCAATAATAATGTTCGTTACCGACAGGCTGACCCAATCTAAGAACAGAGATACAATAAGCTCAAAAAGCGTAACATACAGAATCATCCCCGGTAAAATCAGGGATATAGGGCTGACGATATACTGTATTGCAGTGAACGTCTTTATAATAGCCATGTTTGCAACAGTTTTTATGGCTTCTATAATAAAAGCATGGCCTTATGACATGGGATTGACGATAGAACACTTTTTAGTTGACAGCCCGGCTACAGGCGGGCTCAGCTCCTTTGGGAACAGCATTATTACAGCAGGCCTGACCGCAGTTTTTGGTACCGTTTTTATCTTCGTCAATGCATGGCTCGTTGAAAAAGTTCGCGGGTATAATTTCATCCGGCAGGTAGACTACCTGTTCTCCGTTATCCCGCTTGCGCTGCCGGGCCTTTCGATAGGAATAGCGTTCATATTCTTCTTCAGCGCTGGCGGCAATCCCCTTAGAGTCATTTATGGAACTGCAACGGTGTTAATACTTGCAAATATTGTTCACTTCTATTCTGTTCCTTTTATTACAGCCACTTCCGCCCTTAAAAAATTGGACAAAGAGATAGAGGCTGTTTCCGAATTAATGTCTGTCCCTTCCTACAGGACTTTCTTAAGGGTCACTCTGCCGATGTGTTGGGATGCGTTGTTTGAAATTTCGGTCTATTTTTTCGTTAATTCAATGGTAACGATATCTGCTGTCGTATTTCTCTATCCGCCGGATTTCAAACTTGCCTCTGTGGCTATCGTAAATATGGAAGATGCGGGAGATATAGCTCCTGCAGCTGCTTTGTCGGTACTTGTGATCATGGCCAATATTATAGTACGTCTGCTCTACGAATTAATTTCCCACAAAAGTACAGATGTAGTAAAAATATAAAATTCTATATATAAGGAGTGTTGAAAATGTTAGACAGCGAGAAGAAAATCCGAGGGGTAATATTGGACTGGGCAGGCACGACTGTTGATTTTGGCTGCTTTGCCCCACTTAATGTATTCATCGGGATATTTGCAAGACGCGGGATCGAAATAAGTATCGAAGAAGCCAGAGAGCCTATGGGACTGCCTAAAATCGACCATATAAGGGCGTTGCTGAACATGGAAAAAATATCCTCACGATTCGTTGAGAAGTTTGGACATTTGCCGAACGAAAGTGACGTCAGGGATATGTACGCCGACTTCGAACCGGCGCTTATGCAGGTGCTTTCTGATTATTCAGAACCAATAGAAGGGGTCGTCGATGTTGTTTCAGAACTTCGTGCCCGGGGATTGAAAATTGGTTCTACGACGGGATATACAACTGAGATGATGGAAGTTGTCACAGCTAATGCCAAAAAGAAAGGTTATTGCCCGGATGCGCTGGTTACGCCGGATGAGGTCTCTTGTGGAAGGCCGTATCCCTACATGATATTTAAAAATATGGAAAAACTGGGGGTTTTCCCCCCTAAAAGTATTATAAAGGTTGGAGACACCATCAGTGACATTAAAGAAGGTCTTAACGCCGGAGTATGGAGCATTGGCGTGCTGGACGGAAGCAATGAAGTCGGCCTCTCGCCGGAAGATTATAAAACCTTGCCGCAGGAAAAAATCAACCTCATAAAAAAACATGCGGAAGAAAGATTCTACAGAGCCGGAGCTGATTATGTAATAGAAAATATTTTAAATCTGCCGTCCTTCATTGATGAAATAAACCAAAATTCTAAGTTTACTTGGTAAAAAAGAGGTGAAAATATTGGAAAATCCATATCTTCTATTGACGCCAGGCCCTCTTTCCACTACCCCTTCTGTTAAGGCCGCAATGCTGCGGGACTGGTGTACCTGGGACGAAGACTATAACTCACTTATTCAGAAACTCCGGAGGGACCTCGTAACGATCGCAGTTTCAAAAGAATCTTCGCGCGACTTGTACACCTCCGTGCTGATGCAGGGCAGCGGGACATTCGCTGTGGAATCTGTCATCGGAAGCGTCCTCCCAAGAGATGGCAACCTGCTTGTCCTGAGCAATGGGGCATACGGGAAAAGGATGTTAGAGATAGCAAAAATTTTGAATATAGACACAACTGAAATCGCCGCAAAAGAGACGGAGCAAATTGATATTGAAAAAGTCGAAGATATACTTAAGGCGGATAAAAACATTATAACCCACGTGGCAATAGTCCACTGTGAAACGACGACAGGGATCTTAAACGACATAGCTTCAGTGGGAAAAATCGCCAAGAAATACGGCAAGTTGTTTATTGTTGATGCAATGAGCAGCTTTGGCGGTATCCCGTTTTGCGTCGATG contains:
- a CDS encoding phosphonoacetaldehyde hydrolase; amino-acid sequence: MLDSEKKIRGVILDWAGTTVDFGCFAPLNVFIGIFARRGIEISIEEAREPMGLPKIDHIRALLNMEKISSRFVEKFGHLPNESDVRDMYADFEPALMQVLSDYSEPIEGVVDVVSELRARGLKIGSTTGYTTEMMEVVTANAKKKGYCPDALVTPDEVSCGRPYPYMIFKNMEKLGVFPPKSIIKVGDTISDIKEGLNAGVWSIGVLDGSNEVGLSPEDYKTLPQEKINLIKKHAEERFYRAGADYVIENILNLPSFIDEINQNSKFTW
- the phnW gene encoding 2-aminoethylphosphonate--pyruvate transaminase; translation: MKILENPYLLLTPGPLSTTPSVKAAMLRDWCTWDEDYNSLIQKLRRDLVTIAVSKESSRDLYTSVLMQGSGTFAVESVIGSVLPRDGNLLVLSNGAYGKRMLEIAKILNIDTTEIAAKETEQIDIEKVEDILKADKNIITHVAIVHCETTTGILNDIASVGKIAKKYGKLFIVDAMSSFGGIPFCVDEVGIDFMISSANKCIQGVPGFGLIIAKKSSLEKCKGFARSLSLDMYSQWKTMEDYGGKWRFTSPTHVVRAFIEAMKELNDEGGVPARFERFKANHDKLVSGMGSLGFKTLLPAELQSPIITSFLYPQDCSFSFKQFYEYAKNAGYVLYPGKISEAETFRIGNIGDVHPEDIDGLLAVVKRFREGQ